In a genomic window of Syngnathus typhle isolate RoL2023-S1 ecotype Sweden linkage group LG4, RoL_Styp_1.0, whole genome shotgun sequence:
- the gramd2aa gene encoding GRAM domain-containing protein 2A isoform X1 yields MGCTIYATSPKAQPADEPAGQDAYYRHLHGNCSQRIADRARSMTEQQEHSEETGLLTTQDLDASKDEDAHGHLRFHLIEELSYEDVKKCYRGSTVSKYNSQYHKLFQCVPKDELLMKVYSCALLRDILLQGRLYISRNWLCFYANLFGKDIKVPIPVVSVRLVKKHKTAGLVPNGLAITTDTNQKYVFVSLLSRDSVYDVLRRICTHLQVNGKSLSLKQYMEEPTLSLDEFPTPDGFPVVDEFPSVLKWRRKASVVSVSSSLPDLLGNSSSSLSVANTPFKSEQPLEEGALETDRGLLSEPVAELGQMEYQLLKFFTLLIILLILSSCYLAFRVCSLEQQLSFLSNPHLPLRER; encoded by the exons ATGGGATGCACTATCTACGCAACCAGCCCTAAGGCCCAGCCTGCAGACGAGCCAGCGGGTCAGGACGCGTATTACCGCCACCTTCATGGGAACTGCAGTCAGAGGATAGCAGACAG GGCCAGGAGCATGACTGAGCAGCAGGAACACTCTGAAGAAACAGGCCTGCTGACCACACAGGACCTGGATGCCTCCAAGGACGAAGACGCGCATGGACACCTCAG GTTTCATCTGATTGAAGAGCTGTCCTACgaggatgtaaaaaaatgttaCCGTGGCTCG ACTGTCAGCAAGTACAACTCGCAGTACCACAAACTGTTCCAGTGTGTGCCCAAGGATGAGCTCCTTATGAAAG TGTATTCCTGTGCTCTTCTCAGAGATATCCTGCTCCAAGGCAGGCTTTACATCTCTAGAAATTGGCTctgtttctatgccaacctcttCGGCAAGGACATTAAG GTGCCCATCCCTGTTGTCTCAGTGCGGTTGGTGAAAAAGCACAAAACAGCAGGCCTGGTGCCCAATGGCTTGGCTATCACCACAGACACTAACCAGAAG taTGTATTTGTGTCGCTTCTATCAAGAGACAGTGTGTATGACGTCCTTCGTAGGATCTGCACACACCTACAG GTCAATGGGAAGAGTCTGAGTTTGAAGCAGTACATGGAGGAACCCACCTTGTCACTG GATGAATTCCCAACCCCTGACGGGTTTCCAGTGGTGGATGAATTCCCGTCAGTGTTAAAGTGGAGAAGGAAGGCCTCAGTGGTGTCTGTGTCCTCCTCCCTTCCTGACCTGCTGGGGAACTCCAGCAGCAGTCTGAGTGTTGCAAACACACCCTTCAAGTCAGAGCAGCCTTTAGAAG AGGGAGCCCTGGAGACAGACAGAGGCCTTTTATCGGAGCCAGTGGCAGAGTTGGGCCAGATGGAATACCAGCTGCTCAAGTTCTTTACCCTGCT GATCATTCTCCTCATCCTGTCTTCATGCTACTTGGCATTCCGTGTCTGCAGTCTGGAGCAGCAGCTCTCCTTCCTCAGTAACCCACATTTGCCCCTCAGGGAGAG GTAA
- the gramd2aa gene encoding GRAM domain-containing protein 2A isoform X2 has product MKTTKQARSMTEQQEHSEETGLLTTQDLDASKDEDAHGHLRFHLIEELSYEDVKKCYRGSTVSKYNSQYHKLFQCVPKDELLMKVYSCALLRDILLQGRLYISRNWLCFYANLFGKDIKVPIPVVSVRLVKKHKTAGLVPNGLAITTDTNQKYVFVSLLSRDSVYDVLRRICTHLQVNGKSLSLKQYMEEPTLSLDEFPTPDGFPVVDEFPSVLKWRRKASVVSVSSSLPDLLGNSSSSLSVANTPFKSEQPLEEGALETDRGLLSEPVAELGQMEYQLLKFFTLLIILLILSSCYLAFRVCSLEQQLSFLSNPHLPLRER; this is encoded by the exons ATGAAAACGACAAAACA GGCCAGGAGCATGACTGAGCAGCAGGAACACTCTGAAGAAACAGGCCTGCTGACCACACAGGACCTGGATGCCTCCAAGGACGAAGACGCGCATGGACACCTCAG GTTTCATCTGATTGAAGAGCTGTCCTACgaggatgtaaaaaaatgttaCCGTGGCTCG ACTGTCAGCAAGTACAACTCGCAGTACCACAAACTGTTCCAGTGTGTGCCCAAGGATGAGCTCCTTATGAAAG TGTATTCCTGTGCTCTTCTCAGAGATATCCTGCTCCAAGGCAGGCTTTACATCTCTAGAAATTGGCTctgtttctatgccaacctcttCGGCAAGGACATTAAG GTGCCCATCCCTGTTGTCTCAGTGCGGTTGGTGAAAAAGCACAAAACAGCAGGCCTGGTGCCCAATGGCTTGGCTATCACCACAGACACTAACCAGAAG taTGTATTTGTGTCGCTTCTATCAAGAGACAGTGTGTATGACGTCCTTCGTAGGATCTGCACACACCTACAG GTCAATGGGAAGAGTCTGAGTTTGAAGCAGTACATGGAGGAACCCACCTTGTCACTG GATGAATTCCCAACCCCTGACGGGTTTCCAGTGGTGGATGAATTCCCGTCAGTGTTAAAGTGGAGAAGGAAGGCCTCAGTGGTGTCTGTGTCCTCCTCCCTTCCTGACCTGCTGGGGAACTCCAGCAGCAGTCTGAGTGTTGCAAACACACCCTTCAAGTCAGAGCAGCCTTTAGAAG AGGGAGCCCTGGAGACAGACAGAGGCCTTTTATCGGAGCCAGTGGCAGAGTTGGGCCAGATGGAATACCAGCTGCTCAAGTTCTTTACCCTGCT GATCATTCTCCTCATCCTGTCTTCATGCTACTTGGCATTCCGTGTCTGCAGTCTGGAGCAGCAGCTCTCCTTCCTCAGTAACCCACATTTGCCCCTCAGGGAGAG GTAA
- the gramd2aa gene encoding GRAM domain-containing protein 2A isoform X3: MTEQQEHSEETGLLTTQDLDASKDEDAHGHLRFHLIEELSYEDVKKCYRGSTVSKYNSQYHKLFQCVPKDELLMKVYSCALLRDILLQGRLYISRNWLCFYANLFGKDIKVPIPVVSVRLVKKHKTAGLVPNGLAITTDTNQKYVFVSLLSRDSVYDVLRRICTHLQVNGKSLSLKQYMEEPTLSLDEFPTPDGFPVVDEFPSVLKWRRKASVVSVSSSLPDLLGNSSSSLSVANTPFKSEQPLEEGALETDRGLLSEPVAELGQMEYQLLKFFTLLIILLILSSCYLAFRVCSLEQQLSFLSNPHLPLRER, from the exons ATGACTGAGCAGCAGGAACACTCTGAAGAAACAGGCCTGCTGACCACACAGGACCTGGATGCCTCCAAGGACGAAGACGCGCATGGACACCTCAG GTTTCATCTGATTGAAGAGCTGTCCTACgaggatgtaaaaaaatgttaCCGTGGCTCG ACTGTCAGCAAGTACAACTCGCAGTACCACAAACTGTTCCAGTGTGTGCCCAAGGATGAGCTCCTTATGAAAG TGTATTCCTGTGCTCTTCTCAGAGATATCCTGCTCCAAGGCAGGCTTTACATCTCTAGAAATTGGCTctgtttctatgccaacctcttCGGCAAGGACATTAAG GTGCCCATCCCTGTTGTCTCAGTGCGGTTGGTGAAAAAGCACAAAACAGCAGGCCTGGTGCCCAATGGCTTGGCTATCACCACAGACACTAACCAGAAG taTGTATTTGTGTCGCTTCTATCAAGAGACAGTGTGTATGACGTCCTTCGTAGGATCTGCACACACCTACAG GTCAATGGGAAGAGTCTGAGTTTGAAGCAGTACATGGAGGAACCCACCTTGTCACTG GATGAATTCCCAACCCCTGACGGGTTTCCAGTGGTGGATGAATTCCCGTCAGTGTTAAAGTGGAGAAGGAAGGCCTCAGTGGTGTCTGTGTCCTCCTCCCTTCCTGACCTGCTGGGGAACTCCAGCAGCAGTCTGAGTGTTGCAAACACACCCTTCAAGTCAGAGCAGCCTTTAGAAG AGGGAGCCCTGGAGACAGACAGAGGCCTTTTATCGGAGCCAGTGGCAGAGTTGGGCCAGATGGAATACCAGCTGCTCAAGTTCTTTACCCTGCT GATCATTCTCCTCATCCTGTCTTCATGCTACTTGGCATTCCGTGTCTGCAGTCTGGAGCAGCAGCTCTCCTTCCTCAGTAACCCACATTTGCCCCTCAGGGAGAG GTAA
- the senp8 gene encoding sentrin-specific protease 8, which yields MDHVVLSYQDSLLRRSDVSLLEGNHWLNDQIIGFTFEYFASERFRLLGESVVFVSPQVTQFIKCASCPEELAVFLDPLDLASRHRIFLAVNDNEDESAGGSHWSLLVYHHKSNHFAHYDSQNGSNSQHAQRIANKLEPILGAGTKALFAEEPTPAQENLYDCGMYVISIAEALCEKPHRALQTLTPAFIKQKRAEWCKIIQSLTQSEL from the coding sequence ATGGATCATGTCGTGCTGAGCTACCAGGACAGTCTACTTCGACGCTCTGATGTGTCCCTTCTCGAAGGAAACCACTGGCTGAACGACCAAATCATCGGATTTACCTTTGAGTACTTTGCCAGTGAGCGTTTTCGACTCCTGGGGGAGAGTGTCGTCTTCGTCAGTCCCCAGGTCACTCAGTTTATCAAGTGCGCTTCCTGCCCGGAGGAGTTGGCCGTGTTTCTTGACCCTCTGGATCTGGCGTCACGTCATCGCATCTTTTTGGCTGTGAATGACAACGAGGACGAGAGCGCTGGCGGGTCACACTGGAGCCTTCTGGTGTACCATCATAAATCCAACCACTTTGCTCACTATGACTCTCAAAATGGCAGCAACTCTCAGCATGCCCAGCGCATTGCTAACAAACTAGAACCCATTTTGGGTGCAGGAACAAAAGCCTTGTTTGCAGAGGAGCCCACTCCTGCACAAGAGAACTTATATGACTGTGGCATGTATGTTATTTCTATAGCTGAGGCCTTGTGTGAGAAGCCACACCGGGCTTTGCAAACTCTCACCCCAGCCTTTATTAAGCAGAAGAGAGCAGAATGGTGCAAAATTATCCAGAGTCTCACTCAGAGTGAACTCTGA